From Lysobacter lycopersici:
CTGACCCTGTTCGCGTTCTCCAGCGAGAACTGGGGCCGGCCGGAAGACGAAGTCGGCGGGCTGATGAAGCTGTTCGTGCACGTGCTCGACCGCGAAATCGCGGAACTGCACCGCCGCGGCGTGCGCATCCGCTTCATCGGCGACCGCGAACGCTTTTCCCCGGCGATCCGCGAACGCATGCAGGCATCGGAAACGCTGACCGCGGCCAACGCCACGCTGTCGCTCAACATCGCCGCCAGCTACGGCGGCCGCCAGGACATCGCCGCCGCCGCGCGCGCGCTGGCCGAGGACGTGGCCGCCGGACGCATCGCCGCGTCCGACATCGACGAAGCCGCGGTCGCGGCGCGCGTCGCCCTCGCCGACCTGCCGCCACCCGACCTGCTGGTCCGCACCGGCGGCGACCAGCGCATCAGCAATTTCCTGCTGTGGCAGCTGGCCTATGCCGAACTCTGGTTCACCGATACGTTGTGGCCCGACCTCGATGCCGCCACACTGCAGCGCGCGCTGGACGAGTTCTCCGGCCGCGAACGCCGCTTCGGCCTCACCGGCAGCCAGGTCGCCGCCATCGACGAGAACCGCGCATGACCAAGACCCGCGTGCTGGCCGCCCTGGTGATGGCGCCGCTGGCGATCGCCGCGATCCTGCTCCTCCCCACGCAATGGCTCGCGCTGCTCGCCGCCGTGGTGTTCCTCGTCGGGCTGTGGGAATGGCTGCGGCTGGCCGAAGTCGAGGACACCCTCGCCCGCACCGTGCTACTGGTGCTCAACCTGATGCTGATGGTGGCGATGGTCTGGGCCTCGCGCACCGCCAGCGGTGGCTCGCTGGTGCTGCTCCAGGTCGCGGCCATGGTCGGCGTCGGCTGGTGGCTGCTGGCCGCGCTATGGCTGCGCGCCTACGATTTCGGTTCCGACCACGACAGCGGCGCACGCGCGGCCAAGCTCGCGGCCGGGACGCTCGCCGTCATCCCCGCCTGGTGCGCGCTGGTACTGATCCATGCGCAGCGGCCGAACGGCCATCTCTGGTTGCTGGTGGCGCTCGCCATCGTCTGGGCCGCGGACACCGGCGCCTACTTCGCCGGGCGCAAGCTGGGGCGACGCAAACTCAGCCCGCGCATCAGCCCGAACAAGACCGTCGAAGGCCTCGTCGGTGGCGCCCTGGCCGGCGTGCTGGTCGGCGTGGTCGGCGGCATGCTTGCCGGAACCCCGGTTTCGAAACTTCCAGCGGTCGCGCTGGTCGCATTGGCGGTGGTGCTGGCCGCGGCGGTCGGCGACCTGTTCGAGAGCCTGCTCAAGCGCCACGCCGGGGTGAAGGATTCCGGCAACCTGATCCCGGGCCACGGCGGCCTGCTGGATCGCATGGACAGCGTGCTCGCCGCGCTGCCGGTGTTCGTGCTGGGCAAGGAGTGGCTGGGCTTCTGATGCGCAACGTCGCCGTCCTCGGCGCGACCGGCTCGATCGGCACTTCCGCGCTCGACGTCATCGCCCGCCATCCCGATTCGCTGCGCGCGAACGTGCTCGCCGCCGGCAGCCGCGTCGATGCGCTGGTGGAACTGTGCCGCGCGCATCGCCCCGCGCATGCCGTGATCGCGGACGAAAACGCCTACGCCGCCTTGCGCGATGGCTTGCGCGATGCCGGTCTCGAAACGATTCCGCACGCCGGCGCGAAGGCGCTGGCCGAACTCGCCGCCGGCGATGCCTGCGACACGGTCGTGGCCGCGATCGTCGGCGCCGCCGGGCTCGATTCCACCCTCGCCGCCGCGCGCGCCGGCAAGCGCCTGCTGCTGGCGAACAAGGAATCGCTGGTGCTGGCGGGCGAACTGCTGGTGCGCGTCGCACGCGATGCGGGCGCGACCATCGTTCCCATCGACAGCGAACACAACGCGATCTTCCAGTGCCTCGGCGGCTGCGAAGATCGTGCCGAAGTCGCGCGCATCGTCTTGACCGCGTCCGGCGGCCCGTTCCGCGGCCGCAATCGCGCCGAACTCGCGAATGTCACGCCGGCGCAGGCCGTCGCGCACCCGAAGTGGGACATGGGCCCGAAGATTTCCGTCGATTCGGCGACCCTGATGAACAAGGGCCTCGAGGTGATCGAGGCGCACCATTTGTTCGACCTGCCGGGCGAACGCATCGATGTGCTGGTGCACCCGCAAAGCCTGGTGCATTCGCTGGTGGAATTCATCGACGGTTCCACCCTCGCCCAACTCGGACTGCCGGACATGCGCACCGCGCTCGCGGTCGGGTTGGGTTGGCCGGAACGCATCGCCTCGGGCGTGGGCGGGCTCGACCTGCGCGCACAGGGGCGGCTGGAATTCGAAGCGCCCGACCTCGACACCTTCCCCTGCCTGCGCCTCGCCTACGGGGCCCTCGCCGCGGGCGGAACCGCGCCGGCCATGCTGAACGCGCTCGACGAAATCGCCGTTTCAGCGTTTCTTCAGGGCCGGATCGCATTCTTGGACATTCCCGCCACGATCGAGGACGGCCTGGCCGCGCTGCCCGTGACCCCCGCCGATTCCCTCGACGCGCTGCTCCAGGCCGATGCCCGCGCCCGCGATTTCGCGCGCGGACGCTGCGGATCGGGGAGAACCGCCTGATGGGCGAATTCCTCGGCTCCGCATGGTGGCTGCTGGTCAGCATCGGCGTGCTGGTCACTTTCCACGAATTCGGCCACTTCTGGGTCGCGCGCCGCTGCGGCGTGAAGGTGCTGCGTTTCTCGGTCGGCTTCGGCAAGCCGATCTGGTCGCGCATGGGGCGCGATGGCACCGAATACGCGATCGGCGCGATTCCGCTCGGCGGCTACGTGAAGATGCTCGGCGAACATTCGCTGGAAGCGGGCGACATCGAACGCGAACCCACCGCCGCAGAACTGGCGCAGTCGCACGATCGCCAGCCGGTGTGGAAACGCATCGCCATCGCCGCCGCCGGCCCGCTCGCCAACCTCGTGCTCTGCGTCGCGTTGCTGTGGGCGATGTTCGTGATCGGCCGCCCGGACTTCCAGCCCGTGGTCGGCGTCAGCGACGGCATCGCCGCGAGTTCCGGCTTGCACGCAGGCGATCGCCTGCTGTCGGTCGACGGCCGCGCCACCCCGACCTGGAGCGAGGCCTCGATGGCATTGCTCGCCGCCGCGCTCGACCGCCGCGACGCGAAGCTCGAAATCGAAACCGCGGACGGCGTGCAGGCGCAGCGCGATTTGCGCCTGTCGCAACTACCCGCCGGCCTCTCCGACGACAGTGCCATCGCCGGCATCGGCCTGGTTCCGCGGCATTTCCTGGTGCCGGCGGTCGTGGGCGAGGTCGTAGCCGGCACGCCGGCGACGGGAGTGCTCGAAAAGGGCGATCGCATCACCGCCATCGACGGGCAGCCGGTATCGAGTTTCGAGGCCATCGGTCCGCTGGTGCAGGCGTTGGGCGAACGTGGCGGCGACGCGATGGTCGAGGTGCAGCGCGACGGCGAACGCCTCGCCCTGCCGATCCGGCCGGCGAAGCGCAGCGAGCCGGGAAGCGATCCACGCTGGGCGCTCGGCATCCATTCCGCCCCGGCGCCGGAACCGGCCTACGATGCAAAGCTGCGCTACGGACCGCTGCGCGCGGTGCCGGCCGCGCTCGGCGAAGCCGGATCCCAGACACGGCAGTTGTTCGAGATGATCGCCCGCGTGTTCAAGGGGCGCGTTTCCGTCCAGAACTCGGTCTCCGGGCCGATCACGATCGCCCGCGAGGCAAACTCATTCGCCGGCGAAGGCCCGGCGTGGTTCCTGTATTTCCTCGCGCTGCTGTCCCTCAGCCTCGCGATCATCAACCTGTTGCCCATCCCCGTCTTGGACGGGGGTCACCTGCTGTATTACCTTATCGAATTGGCCAAGGGCAGTCCGCTGAGCGAGCGTGCCATGGTCGCCGGCCAGTACATCGGCCTCGCCGCACTGGCGGGGTTGATGGGACTGGCGTTCTACAATGACTTCCTGGGCCTGGCGAGGTGAAAGCCGTCATGCGCGGCCGCGCCGCCTCCGCCCCCACCACCCCCCACCGGATGCCCCGATGACGCGACACCCCCAGCGCCGCCTCGCCCTCGCCCTTGCGGTCGCCGCCGCCCTCAGCGGCCCGGCCTGGGCGCAGTCCGCCGAAGCGCCCGCCATGGCGACGGATGCCGCGCCGGTCCCCTCGGCCGGCTTGCCGTTCGTGGTCGGCGACATCCGCGTCGACGGCCTGCAGCGCATCGGCGCCGGCACCGTGTTCACCTACCTCCCGGTCGAGCGCGGCGACACCCTCGACCCGGCCAAGGCCGCGCAGGCGATCCGCGCGCTGTACAAGACCGGGTTCTTCGAGGACGTGCGGCTTTCCCGCCAGGGCAACATCCTCGTGGTCACGGTGAGCGAACGCCCGGCGATCAACAAGCTCACGATCACCGGCAACAAGGACATCAAGACCGACGACCTGATGAAGGGCCTGAAGGACATCGGCCTGTCCGAAGGCGAGACCTTCAGCCAGCAAGGCCTGGACACCGTCACCCAGGAACTCACGCGCCAGTACAACAACCGCGGCAAGTACAACGTCGAGGTCGTCCCGACCATCGGCTTGCTCGATCGCAACCGCGTCGACATCACCATCACGATCAAGGAAGGCAAGGCCGCCAAGATCCGCCACATCAACCTGGTCGGCAACGAGAAATTCGAACAGAAGGACATCCTGGACAGTTGGGAATCGCGCGAATCGAACTGGCTGAGCTGGTACCGCCGCGACGACCAGTACTCGCGCGAGAAATTGTCCGGCGACCTCGAGAAACTGAACGAGTACTACCTCGACCGTGGCTACATCGATTTCAGCGTCGACAATACCCAGGTCGCGATCAGCCCCGACAAGCGCGACATGTTCATCACCGCGGGGCTCACCGAAGGCGAGCCCTACACGATCTCCTCGGTCAAGCTCGAGGGGGACACCGTGTTGCCGCACGACAACGTGGAGAAGCTCGTCTTCCTGAAGGAAGGCCAGACGTTCTCGCGCAAGCTGCTCGAAGTCACCAGCGACGCGATCACCAACACCCTGGGCAACATCGGCTACGCCTTCGCCCAGGTCAATGCGATCCCGCAACTCGACCGCGACAAGCACACGGTCGCGATCAGCCTGCAGGTCGTGCCCGGCCCACGCGTCAACGTCCGCCACATCGTGTTCAAGGGCAACAACCGGACCGCGGACGAGGTCATGCGCCGCGAGATGCGCCAGTTCGAGAACGCCTGGTATTCGCAGGCGGCGATCGACCGTTCCAAGGTGCGGCTGCAGCGCCTCGGCTACTTCGACAAGGTCGACGTCGAGACCCAACCGGTGCCGGGCACGCCCGACCAGGTCGACGTCGTCTACAACGTCACCGAGACGAATTCGGGCAGCTTCACCTTCGGCCTCGGCTTCTCGCAGTTGTCCGGCCTGACCACCTCGATCCAGCTGAGCGAGAACAACTTCCTCGGCACCGGCAACCGCGTGTCGATCGAAGCAAGCCGCAACGACTACCTGCAACGGTATTCGTTCTCGTACACGAACCCCTACTTCACCGACGGGGGCATGTCGCTGGGCTACAACCTGTGGTGGCGCGAGTTCGACAACTCGAACTTCAACACCGCCAGCTACTCCACCACCAGCGCCGCGGCGCAAATGGTGGCCGGCCTCCCGATCACCGAAAACGACACGATCACCGGCCTGTTCGGCATCGACCGCAACCAGATCTTCGCCTACCAGGGCTCGTCGCCGCAGGAGTTCGTCGATTACATAGACGCACTCGGCACCCGCACCTTCCACGCCTGGCGCACCGAGCTCGGCTGGGCCCGCGACACCCGCAACGACTACTTCGCCCCGACCCGCGGCATGTACCAGCGCGTTTCCGCGGAAATCGCGCTGCCCGGTTCGACCGTGCAGTACTACAAGCTCAACTACCAGTTCTCCAAGTACTGGCCGCTGACGCGGCACATGGTGCTGAACACGCGCGCGGAACTCGGTTACGGCGACAGCTACGGCAGCCCGGTCACCCGCAACATCTGCTACACCCCGGGCACGTACGTGGACACGAACGGCGACGGCACACTGGACACCTACCAGCCCGGCCCGGACCCGACGGTTCCCTGCCTGCCGACCTCCACCGACTACAACAAGACGGTGACCGCCGACGGCCTGCCCTTCTTCGAGAACTTCTACGCCGGCGGCACCAATTCGGTGCGCGGCTTCCGCGACAACACGCTCGGCCCTCGCGGCACGGCGCTGGGCAGCAGCCTGCAACAGCCCCTCGGCGGCGCGGTGAAGACCATCGGCTCGCTCGAACTGATCTTCCCCACCTTGCTCGACACGCGTTCCGCGCGCGTGTCCGCCTTCGTCGATTTCGGCAACGTGTACCGCAACGCCGACGATTTCGATGTCGATACTCTCCGCGCATCGGCGGGCATTGCCCTGCTGTGGCGCGCACCGGTCGGGCCGATCTCCATCAGCTACGCCATCCCGCTGAAGAGCGAGACGGACGACGAGATCGAGCACCTGCAATTCAGCTTCGGCGGCTCGTTCTGAGGAACGACGCGCGCGCCATGTCCAGGCCGAGCCATCGCGCGGCGGACCTTGCGGAGCGTTTCGCGCTGCGGTTGCACGGCAATGGCGACGTCGTCCTCGACGGCGTCGCCACGCTGGCGAACGCGGAACCCGGCAAGCTCGCCTTCCTCGCCAACCCGCGCTATCGCGCGCAACTGGCGCAGACCCGCGCCGGCGCGGTGGTGATGCGCCCGGCGGATGCGGAAGGCTATGCGGGCACCGCGCTGCTGGCGGACGATCCCTACGCCGCGTTCGCGAAACTCGCCGCGCAGTTCGAAACCCGTCCTGCGGCCGAACCCGGCGTGCACGCATCGGCCGTCGTCGCCAGCGATGCGCACGTCGATCCGTCCGCGCAGGTCGGCCCGTTCGTGTCCATCGGCGCGCGCTCGCGCATCGAAGCCGGCGCCATCATCGGCCCGGGCTGCGTCATCGGCGAGGATTGCGTCGTCGGCGAAGGCTGCGAGCTGGTCGCGCGGGTGACGCTGGTGAAGCGCGTTCGCCTCGGCAAGCGCGTGCTGGTGCATCCGGGCGCAGTGCTCGGCGCCGACGGCTTCGGCCTGGCGATGGACGCCGGCCGCTGGATCAAGGTGCCGCAACTCGGCGGCGTGGTGGTCGGCGACGACTGCGAGATCGGCGCCAACACCAGCATCGACCGCGGCGCGATCGAGGACACCGTGCTCGAGGAGGACGTGCGCCTCGACAACCAGATCCAGGTCGGCCACAACGCCCGCATCGGCGCGCACACCGCGCTGGCCGGATGCGCCGCGGTCGCCGGCAGCGCGAGGATCGGCCGCTACTGCCTGATCGGCGGCGGCGCCGGCGTGCTCGGCCACCTCGAGGTCTGCGACCGCGTGGTCGTCACCGCGATGAGCCTGGTCACCCATTCCATCCGCGAACCGGGGGAATATTCCTCCGGCACGCCGCTGATGCCGAACCGCGCCTGGCGCAGGAGCGCCGCGCGCTTCAAGCAGCTCGACCGCCTGTTCCGGCGCACAGACAAAGAGACCGACGAGGACCCGACATGACCGCGACCGTTTCCATGCCCGTCGGCATCGAACGCATCCAGGCGCTGCTGCCGCACCGCTACCCGTTCCTGCTGGTCGACCGCGTGGTCGAGTTCGAACCCGGCAAGCGCATCCTCGCGTGGAAGAACGTCACCGGCAACGAACCGTTCTTCCAGGGCCATTTCCCCGGCCATCCGGTGATGCCCGGCGTGCTGGTGCTGGAGGCGCTGGCGCAGACCGGCGGCCTGCTCACGCAACTGTCGCGCGAAGCCGCGGGCACCCCGGTCTCGGAGACCATGTCCTACCTGGTCAAGATCGACGCAGCGAAGTTCTCGCGCATGATCGTGCCCGGCGACCGGATCGAACTCGAGGTCGCGCTCAAGCGCGTGATCCGCAACATGGCGATGTACGTCGGTACCGCGCGCGTCGATGGCGAAACCGCCGCCTGCGCCGAGATCCTCTGCGCCGAGGCCAGGGACTGACCGCGGTGGCCGCGCCTTCGATCCATCCCACCGCGGTCGTCGACCCTTCGGCGCGCATCGGCGCGAACGTCGGGATCGGCGCGTACAGCGTGATCGGCGCGGATGTCGACATCGGCGACGGCACCATCATCGGCGCGCATTGCACGATCGAGGGTCCGACCCGCATTGGCCGCGACAACCGCTTCCACGGCCACGCCGCGATCGGCGGCGATCCGCAGGACAAGAAGTTCGACGGCGAACGCACCGAACTCGTCATCGGCGACCGCAACGTGTTCCGCGAATTCACCACCATCAACCGCGGTACCGGCAATGGCGGCGGCACCACCCGCATCGGCGACGACAACTGGTTCCTGTCCTATGTCCACGTCGCCCACGACTGCAACGTCGGCAGCGGCTGCGTGTTCTCCAACAACGCGACCCTCGCCGGCCACGTCGAAGTCGGCGATTTCGTCATCCTCAGCGGCTTCACCGGCGTGCACCAGTTCTGCCGCATCGGCGCGCATGCGTTCATCGGCATGGGCGCGTTCGTCAACGGCGACGTGCCGCCGTTCGTGATGGTGGCGCAGGAAGGCTACGGCCGGCCGCGAGGCGTGAACGCCGAGGGCCTGAAGCGCCGCGGCTTCGACGGCGAACGCATTTCCGCGATCAAGCGCGCCTACCGCGCGCTGTACGTGTCCGGCGCCAAGCTGGACGAGGCGAAGCAACAACTCGCCGCGCTCGCGCAAGGCAGCGCCGACGTGCGCGAAGTCCTGGAGTTCATCGAACGCGGCGAACGGCCGCTGCTGCGCTGATGCCTCGCTTCGCACTCGTCGCCGGCGAAGCCTCGGGCGACGCGCTCGGCGCCGGGCTGGTGGCCGCGCTGCGAGAACGCTTCCCGGATGCCGAATTCGCCGGCGTCTGCGGCCCGGCGATGCGCGACGCGGGCGTCGAAACGTGGGCGGATGCCAACGAACTCGCGGTGATGGGCCTCGCGGAAGTGCTCTCGCACCTACCGCGGCTGCTGCGCCTGCGCCGCGAATTGCGCGAACGCATCCTCGCGTGGAAGCCCGACGTGTTCATCGGCATCGACGCCCCCGACTTCAACCTCGGCCTCGAACGCTGGCTCAAGCGCCGCGGCGTGCGCACCGTGCACTACGTCGGCCCGTCGGTCTGGGCCTGGCGCGAATCGCGTGCACAGAAGATCGGCGCCAGCGCGGACCGCGTGCTGTGCCTGTTCCCGATGGAACCGCCGATCTACGCACGACACGGCGTCGACGCGGTGTTCGTCGGCCATCCGCTCGCCGATGCGATCCCGCTCGATCCGGATCGTGCTGCCGCGCGCGCGGCGCTTGGCATCGCCGTGCACGACCCGGTGCTCGCGCTGCTGCCGGGTAGCCGCCTCGGCGAAATCGAGCGCATGCTGCCGGTGTTCCTCGAATCCGCCGTCGGTGTTGCCGCGGAATTCCCCGAACTGAAAGTGCTCGTCCCGGCCGCGAATGCCGCTTGCCGCACGGCGATCGAGCGCACCGTGGCCGGCGTTCCGCTCACGCTGCAGGTACTCGATGGCGACGCGCAGCGCGCGATGATCGCCAGCGACGTGGTGCTGCTCGCCTCCGGCACCGCCGCGCTCGAGGCGATGCTGTGCAAGCGGCCGATGGTGGTCGGCCATCGCATCGCGCCGCTGACCCATGCCATCGTGCGCAAATTGGGATTGCTGAAATCGCGTTTCGTCAGCCTGCCGAATGTGCTCGCCGGCGAAGCGCTGGTGCCGGAGCTGTTGCAGGACGATTGCACCGCACCGAAATTGCGCGACGCGGTGCTGGCCTGGCTGCGCGACCCGGAAGCGGCGATCGCGCTGCGCCCGCGCTTCCGCGCCCTGCACGAAACGCTGCGCCGCGATGCATCGGCACGCGCCGCGGATGCGGTCGCGGAACTGCTGGCGCGATGAACGTCCGCATTGCCGGCGTCGACGAAGCCGGCCGCGGGCCGCTGGCCGGGCCGATCGCGGTCGCGGCGGTGATCCTCGATCCGGAACGACCGATCGATGGACTGGATGATTCGAAGAAACTGAGTGAACGCCGCCGCGAAGCGCTGTTCCCGGTCATTTGCGAGCGCGCGCTGGCGTGGCGGATCGAATTCGTCGAAGCCGGCGAGATCGACACGCTGAACATCCTGCAGGCGACCCTGACCGGCATGCGCCGTGCGTTGCAGGCGCTGGCGCCGGCAGCCGGGCTCGCGCTGATCGATGGCAACCGCCTGCCCAGGGACTTGCCCTGCCCGGCCCGCGCCATCGTCGGCGGCGATGCGCTGGAACCGGCGATCATGGCCGCGTCGATCCTGGCCAAGGTCGCGCGCGACCGACGCATGGTCGAATTGCATCGCGACTTCCCGGCGTACGGCTTCGACGCCCACAAGGGCTATCCCAGCCCCGCGCACCTCGCCGCGCTGCGCATGCACGGGCCCTGCCCCGCGCACCGCCGCAGCTTCGCGCCGGTGCGGGAATCGCTGTCAAGCCTTGTCCGGCAGGTTGCGCCGGCCTAACCTGCGGATTGAGCCGCGTATTCCGAAGGCGATGTCCGCCGCATTCGCCCACCTTCACCTGCACAGCGAGTATTCGCTGGTCGATTCCACGCTCCGCATCCCGGAGCTGGTCCGGGCCTGCGCGACGCGCGGCGTGCCGGCATTGGCGATCACCGACCGCAACAACCTGTTCGCGCTGGTGAAGTTCCAGGCCGAGGCGGAGAAGGCCGGGATCAAGCCCATCGCCGGCGCCGACGTGCTGCTGGCCGACGGCGACGCGAACGCGACGCGCATGACCTTGCTGTGCCGCGACCGCGAAGGCTACCTCGCGCTGTCGCGATTGCTGACGCGGATGTGGATGCACGGCCATCGCGTCGACGGCGTGGTGGCGAAGCCCGAATGGCTGCGCGAGGACACGCACGGACTGTTCGCGTTGGCCGGCCGTCATTCGCCGCCAGGGCAGTTGTTCGCCGATGGCCGCGAAGCCGATGCGCTCGCGGCATTGCGCGACTGGCAGCGCGCGTTCGGCGAGAACCTGCACCTCGAACTCACGCGTTGCGGCCTGCCCGGCGAAACCGAGTGGAACGCGTTCGCGCTGCATGCCGCCGGACAGATCGGCCTGCCGGTCGTGGCCAGCAACGATGTGCGCTTCCTCGACCGCGAAGGCTTCGAGGCGCACGACGCACGCGTATGCATCGCCTCGGGCCGCGTGCTCGACGATACGCGCCGGCCGCGCGACTACAGCGCCGGGCAATACCTGAAATCCGCGGACGAGATGGCGGCGCTGTTCGCCGATGTTCCGGACGCGGTCGGCAACACGCTGGCGCTCGCGCAGCGCTGCAATTTCGAACTCGCGCTCGGAACGTATTACCTGCCCGCGTTCCCGGTGCCGAGCAACGAGACGCTGGAAAGCTGGATCCGCGCGCAGTCGCGCGAAGGCCTCGCAAAACGCCTCGAAAAGTCGCCGCTTGCCGAAGGCAGGACGCGCGAGGACTACGACGCGCGGCTCGAACTTGAGCTCGGCGTCATCGTCGAGATGGGCTTCCCCGGCTACTTCCTGATCGTCGCCGACTTCATCAACTGGGCGAAGGACCACGGCATCCCGGTCGGGCCCGGCCGCGGTTCCGGCGCCGGTTCGCTGGTCGCATGGGCGCTGGGCATCACCGACCTCGATCCATTGCCCTACGACCTGCTGTTCGAACGCTTCCTCAATCCCGAACGCGTGTCGATGCCGGACTTCGACATCGACTTCTGCATGGATCGCCGCGACGAGGTGATCGACTACGTCGCGCGCAAGTACGGCCGCGACCGCGTCTCGCAGATCATCACCTACGGCACGATGGCGGCGAAGGCAGTGCTGCGCGATGCCGGCCGCGTGCTCGGCTTCCCCTACGGTTTCGTCGACGGCCTGGCCAAGCTCATTCCGCTGCAGCCTACGGACCCGATGACGCTGGAAGACGCGATCGGCGTTGGCGAACGCGCGCGCAAGGAATCGAATCGCGTCGTCGCCGAGTTCAGGCAGCGCTACGAGGCCGAGGAGGACGTGCGCGACCTCGTCGACCTCGCGCTGCAGCTCGAGGACCTGACGAGGAACGCGGGCAAGCACGCCGGCGGCGTGGTGATCGCGCCCTCGCCGCTGTCGGATTTCTGCCCGCTGTTCGCCGAACACGACGGCAACGGCGAAGGCCGCAACCCGGTCACGCAGTTCGACAAGGACGACGTCGAGAAGGTCGGGCTGGTCAAGTTCGACTTCCTCGGCCTGCGCACGCTCACGATCATCGACTGGGCGATGAAGGCGATCAACGCGCGGCGTCGCGACGCCGGCGAAGCCGCGCTCGACATCGCCGCGCTGGAGCTCACCGACAAGCCGACCTACGAGCTGTTCGCGCGCGGCGACACGGTCGCGGTGTTCCAGTTCGAATCGCGCGGCATGCGCGAACTGCTCAAGCGCGCGAAGCCCGACACCTTCGAGGACATCATCGCGCTCGCCGCGCTGTTCCGCCCCGGGCCGCTGGGATCGGGCATGGACCGGCAGTGGTGCGACCGCAAGCACGGCATCGAGGACGTCAGCTTCCCCCACCCCGCGCTGGAACCCGTGCTCGCGCCGACCTACGGCGTGATCGTGTACCAGGAACAGGTGATGCAGATCGCGCAGGTGCTGGCCGGCTATTCGCTGGGCGGCGCCGACCTGCTGCGCCGCGCGATGGGCAAGAAGAAGCCCGAGGAAATGGCCAAGGAACGCGCCAAGTTCGAGGCCGGCGCGGCCGAACGCGGCGTCGATCCGCGCCGCGCGACGCAGATCTTCGACCTGATGGAGAAGTTCGCCGAGTACGGCTTCAACAAGTCGCACTCGGCCGCCTATGCGCTGGTCGCCTACCAGACCGCGTGGCTGAAGGTGCACTATCCGGCCGAGTTCATGGCCGCGGTGCTGTCCAGCGACATGGACAACACCGACAAGGTGGTCGGCTTCCTCGACGAGGCGCGCGTGCTCGGCCTGACCGTGCTGCCGCCGGATGCGAACGCATCGACCTACATGTTCGAAGCGGTGGACGCGAAGACGATCCGCTACGGCCTCGGCGCGATCAAGGGCGTCGGCCGCGGCGCCTGCGAAGCCATCGTCGAGGAGCGCGAACGCGGTGGCGGATTCCCCGACCTGCTCGCCTTCTGCCGGCGCGTGGACGCGACCAGGCTCAACCGCCGCGTGCTGGAAGCGCTGGTCTCCGGCGGCGCGCTGGACGCGCTGGCGAAGAACCGCGCGACCCTGATGCTGCAATTGCCCGAGGCGCTGAAGGCCGCGGAACAGATCGCGAGGAACCGCGAAGCCGGCATCGTCGACATGTTCGGCAATGCCGACACCGGCGCGACCGACATCAGCGTCGAGTTGCCCGAATGCGAGGAATGGCCGCTGTCCCGGCGGCTGCAAGGCGAACGCGACGCGCTGGGCCATTACCTCAGCGGGCATCCGCTGGACGCGCACCGCAAGGAACTGCTGGATCTCGTCGGGCACGACCTCGGCGGGCTGGAACGCCTCTGGGAACGCGGCGCACAGGCACCGAAGCAGGATGGGCGCGGCTGGC
This genomic window contains:
- the uppS gene encoding polyprenyl diphosphate synthase — protein: MMASESKAIPKHLAVIMDGNGRWAQRRKRPRIIGHRAGARAVATCIDFCLERGIGALTLFAFSSENWGRPEDEVGGLMKLFVHVLDREIAELHRRGVRIRFIGDRERFSPAIRERMQASETLTAANATLSLNIAASYGGRQDIAAAARALAEDVAAGRIAASDIDEAAVAARVALADLPPPDLLVRTGGDQRISNFLLWQLAYAELWFTDTLWPDLDAATLQRALDEFSGRERRFGLTGSQVAAIDENRA
- a CDS encoding phosphatidate cytidylyltransferase: MTKTRVLAALVMAPLAIAAILLLPTQWLALLAAVVFLVGLWEWLRLAEVEDTLARTVLLVLNLMLMVAMVWASRTASGGSLVLLQVAAMVGVGWWLLAALWLRAYDFGSDHDSGARAAKLAAGTLAVIPAWCALVLIHAQRPNGHLWLLVALAIVWAADTGAYFAGRKLGRRKLSPRISPNKTVEGLVGGALAGVLVGVVGGMLAGTPVSKLPAVALVALAVVLAAAVGDLFESLLKRHAGVKDSGNLIPGHGGLLDRMDSVLAALPVFVLGKEWLGF
- the bamA gene encoding outer membrane protein assembly factor BamA, producing the protein MTRHPQRRLALALAVAAALSGPAWAQSAEAPAMATDAAPVPSAGLPFVVGDIRVDGLQRIGAGTVFTYLPVERGDTLDPAKAAQAIRALYKTGFFEDVRLSRQGNILVVTVSERPAINKLTITGNKDIKTDDLMKGLKDIGLSEGETFSQQGLDTVTQELTRQYNNRGKYNVEVVPTIGLLDRNRVDITITIKEGKAAKIRHINLVGNEKFEQKDILDSWESRESNWLSWYRRDDQYSREKLSGDLEKLNEYYLDRGYIDFSVDNTQVAISPDKRDMFITAGLTEGEPYTISSVKLEGDTVLPHDNVEKLVFLKEGQTFSRKLLEVTSDAITNTLGNIGYAFAQVNAIPQLDRDKHTVAISLQVVPGPRVNVRHIVFKGNNRTADEVMRREMRQFENAWYSQAAIDRSKVRLQRLGYFDKVDVETQPVPGTPDQVDVVYNVTETNSGSFTFGLGFSQLSGLTTSIQLSENNFLGTGNRVSIEASRNDYLQRYSFSYTNPYFTDGGMSLGYNLWWREFDNSNFNTASYSTTSAAAQMVAGLPITENDTITGLFGIDRNQIFAYQGSSPQEFVDYIDALGTRTFHAWRTELGWARDTRNDYFAPTRGMYQRVSAEIALPGSTVQYYKLNYQFSKYWPLTRHMVLNTRAELGYGDSYGSPVTRNICYTPGTYVDTNGDGTLDTYQPGPDPTVPCLPTSTDYNKTVTADGLPFFENFYAGGTNSVRGFRDNTLGPRGTALGSSLQQPLGGAVKTIGSLELIFPTLLDTRSARVSAFVDFGNVYRNADDFDVDTLRASAGIALLWRAPVGPISISYAIPLKSETDDEIEHLQFSFGGSF
- a CDS encoding 1-deoxy-D-xylulose-5-phosphate reductoisomerase is translated as MAGLLMRNVAVLGATGSIGTSALDVIARHPDSLRANVLAAGSRVDALVELCRAHRPAHAVIADENAYAALRDGLRDAGLETIPHAGAKALAELAAGDACDTVVAAIVGAAGLDSTLAAARAGKRLLLANKESLVLAGELLVRVARDAGATIVPIDSEHNAIFQCLGGCEDRAEVARIVLTASGGPFRGRNRAELANVTPAQAVAHPKWDMGPKISVDSATLMNKGLEVIEAHHLFDLPGERIDVLVHPQSLVHSLVEFIDGSTLAQLGLPDMRTALAVGLGWPERIASGVGGLDLRAQGRLEFEAPDLDTFPCLRLAYGALAAGGTAPAMLNALDEIAVSAFLQGRIAFLDIPATIEDGLAALPVTPADSLDALLQADARARDFARGRCGSGRTA
- the rseP gene encoding RIP metalloprotease RseP, which gives rise to MGEFLGSAWWLLVSIGVLVTFHEFGHFWVARRCGVKVLRFSVGFGKPIWSRMGRDGTEYAIGAIPLGGYVKMLGEHSLEAGDIEREPTAAELAQSHDRQPVWKRIAIAAAGPLANLVLCVALLWAMFVIGRPDFQPVVGVSDGIAASSGLHAGDRLLSVDGRATPTWSEASMALLAAALDRRDAKLEIETADGVQAQRDLRLSQLPAGLSDDSAIAGIGLVPRHFLVPAVVGEVVAGTPATGVLEKGDRITAIDGQPVSSFEAIGPLVQALGERGGDAMVEVQRDGERLALPIRPAKRSEPGSDPRWALGIHSAPAPEPAYDAKLRYGPLRAVPAALGEAGSQTRQLFEMIARVFKGRVSVQNSVSGPITIAREANSFAGEGPAWFLYFLALLSLSLAIINLLPIPVLDGGHLLYYLIELAKGSPLSERAMVAGQYIGLAALAGLMGLAFYNDFLGLAR